In the genome of Cupriavidus sp. WKF15, the window GTAGACCGACGTTCTGTGCACTGTGCAGCGTCGTGGGGTGCACGATCAATGAAATGCGGCCTTGCGGCAATGGCGCGATGGGAAAGACCGTTATTCAGAAGTCGAATGATGGCCTTGCGAGCCAGTAACGACGCCGTAATCACGCTCGAAGAGGCGTTGAAAGTTCCGAGCAGATACCGCTTTCACGGGCGTTTGGATTGACCGCAAGATTGGCCGGGACGTACGCTCCAATCACCTCAACCGAACACGGAGACTCACATGCTCTCGCTGTATCACGATTGGCGTTCGTTTTGCTCAATCAAGGTCCGTCTTTGCCTCGCCGAGAAGGGCCTCCCCTGGGAAAGCAACTTCGTCGACCTGATGAAGCTTGAACACACCACGCCGGAATATCTCGCCCTCAATCCAAACGGCGTGGTGCCCACGCTTGTTCATGATGGCGTTCCCATCCACGAGAGCACGCTCATCAACGAATATCTGGAAGAAGTCTTTCCCGAAGTTCGCCTGATGCCGGTTGATCCGGTAGAACGCGCGCGTGCACGCTTTTGGGTGAAGTATGAAGATGACGTGCTTCACCCGGCGATCCGGCCAGCAACTTTTGCACTGATGATGAGTCCCGACCTGGCGCAGCGCTCGGATGCCGAGCTGGCTGCGATGGTTGACGCGCATCCCAACAAGGCGCGCGCAGAAGAGCTTGTCAGGGCAGCACGCGCACCGATCGACGAAGAAAAGGTCGAAGTCGC includes:
- a CDS encoding glutathione S-transferase family protein, producing the protein MLSLYHDWRSFCSIKVRLCLAEKGLPWESNFVDLMKLEHTTPEYLALNPNGVVPTLVHDGVPIHESTLINEYLEEVFPEVRLMPVDPVERARARFWVKYEDDVLHPAIRPATFALMMSPDLAQRSDAELAAMVDAHPNKARAEELVRAARAPIDEEKVEVARLNMSRALERMESQLTATRWLGGREYSLADIAAAPFIDRLEELNLSGLWSTKPALMDWIARTKERPAYREAIPDNAQRFAAAYRPLEA